A single Anopheles funestus chromosome 2RL, idAnoFuneDA-416_04, whole genome shotgun sequence DNA region contains:
- the LOC125766574 gene encoding uncharacterized protein LOC125766574 isoform X1 codes for MATITTITKSGPGPAPAVPTTAQFKSHVYSKYRELLGSYNDKANDILQTYPAYRVREDKGFALGGETYGGPPQQSTIGNSARRIQAQLPAEPPACVQNAMMRRDKQPFTYTPGGIDLSQIKSPRMAKRISRNANSEGVTGQPKVSPLAQNNGSNHNGNGTSNGSSVSPAATLGAAAMGMPFQVFPTGPPAPPPPPPPTGRVVPSNGGNRSVPPPPPPPGPGPALPTASSSEARKSPRPQSFEPPPMGMRPEIKIPPNPMASLRKAPRPQPKNDFWIEEYRREKQQDEPQIPRPVPPSYSYTNRDLDDEVAKNTFNRTDELTVRGDPLAQQKRSPSPSNLTKPLENGSRGSSSIKTPPVYGQSPVPANLPPPITPTKVSTPITQPSPTTKDSPPPVRPKPSPSPVSTYQSTNNTTQSVGSAGKDQTTGVKNTAQVGYGPVAPPPPPPPLPSSAQKDSQSSASSGVSPSVSSTSSTGPSSAPQSPAKPVSTQRPAAQALGSLYIPPIHEVFANSKQSLLTQASPPWMSSRHNSLKEQPEWVHKDEQDSATNSNGESTSSNSQQQSNEQQSPQSQLQEQYKPQTSVSQRAPSATRESVPSATKSVDSIVTAPAPVSARPSPSVPSQQLTQNNIRPAAADVSVPVQQQSTPASVQQQQQYAQQVQQAARSVGPPVSQTTVTMPVNRGYPQQAPVYAQAQPVYSTQPSAGTQKERIIPIQIEKSPVQAPVTAPNFAPPPYYSPSAQYGPAGANSSMQSPIPVGFATPHSGFTTPTAMFTNPNHFVNQGYNNISYPPTPTGQPQPHPLYQHHQHYPPPQTPPVLHHPMHPQPQQQQQQQQQQRMQQQHTPPQQQPNVTNVRIVPIKVEGAEHTVRGPLSNTPAIIQSGDRSYVIHDIPLEAKLRFLKNRLSDPRSSSNTQSWNGNSAPNQSRSFRVLQQITDTLDEAEAEMNAKDQSNGQSSVADQTDGTKQQQSFGRSGGAVNAAQQQDMAEGQLRRLQLSNEDKALMNRVKNQVDGEVYLHNEEDPRYRGAAIPSKAFRYLQNMTDSGQAANQSNNGSGNRAQQMFNRGNYSDSDGDTQQQSQQYVPPSEQKVEEPKKYTGGSIPSRSFKMLQAMTDAPADPNSSDSEGPSVKLPHGSGTDIRYSPYPYPPQPYFCCPNPNWHYYDPTTNPQYYPPHHPPPPHAPGYYYPPMPPPGHFDRGGGYYGGYMSPHHFYYAQEPCSPCTPPPYYQLSQPQTAYCETIPNEAIHTYVITTPPPRIVVTPTPDDSCSDSELQAIKEQLGELRNVPGEFAGVEPTDYGGPIPLTRSQSSLKRLSERLTNFNNGFSEPDSPKSSVRCSPCSPLNERYRTYEESTSSVPSSQSEASDSEDEDTSKPKAVSRTQLQTNGHAKDTDTVRVNGSRALAKEKTPEKKNNVEDDEEDEDEEDEDEEEEEGEAESEEEETVGYGANGEPPVDEHLPHQLSVIFEEESMYGQSTVASRRTSVCSNSSTLSDCSSTLANDLDDEKDVDGQPSGNRTDDDIDRIDETDMEKSLVSVRLPLKLSFSKSPNNEDIATLVVGESEITGSKEKLTGCNRSVQEPEDDSGDESDTEEEEESENESESSSEEETDTDGKNKASPQKTEENNVAEKLSNETDTDVTVTITIPSLSGKGKPNERDSLSRPEAVKHEAPVKAPFKIDYEEASEVSVSVSLPLKPKGSSSGDIVKQPDREETLNEKLSNEENGNGAAGEDEEEVDFWSQIGDEDDYQRPVRSYSRDMWSSREFSVDRQSVWSQDAEEDEEASTTGTTDFWSAENGPTEASDLWNFGKHSSPLPLVRNGKNEMVQDESKDSLEFWQKENERLVKDLYERRASEIGYQGMLTSGFVKDENNNKTCVPQDNTGGVKTELQNDRKTEDHSEEEAEDGSDSESDNDSEEYETSNTSKEDSEAEQDVGDVLSKQEDTLDSMKKLKDEQMPSVNGTADIKGAIMSQDDGSVVDKVEKDKKLSVKERISLFETQAVPSLEVTSNGRGTVTPTMGSRLRPLSRQRQFCEESEAEDDSGVTSDMSKHISEVETDSECFPEMRKMTRYQRAATHSRLFKLLQDESNNGDSEDEEASEDNSKEQEQNRSNMKQHDAGTREENTTNPKMVINPIVNGASRKTPEEPGSMVGNVTEGRRDRLTLPISHQSSSGNDSLSSSTSSASPVSGTLQNEKLAEELVQSLLMKKKGRLFRNLPLEKLHAAALKILQEDLESNGTISSTEDNMATVDSTPALTPQEFKSEYPTSYSDYYDTWCSDAVVQPNGCYSDTGSDCGMVKMFRTVPEHQLALAKKDSRVNAGNGHWSPRCPRVFSNKNIPRLMGVRESDVVEPPSRGSRPPSRASNSRSPFTVITPAVGMFNASSPMDDCPNRANTANRQFKLQ; via the exons CTACGGTGGACCCCCCCAACAGTCGACGATCGGTAACTCGGCACGTCGGATACAGGCACAGCTACCGGCAGAACCGCCGGCCTGCGTACAGAATGCCATGATGCGGCGGGATAAACAACCATTCACCTACACACCGGGCGGTATCGATCTGTCCCAGATCAAATCGCCCCGTATGGCGAAGCGAATATCCAGAAACGCCAACTCGGAAGGTGTCACCGGTCAGCCCAAAGTGTCTCCATTGGCACAG AACAATGGTTCCAATCACAACGGCAACGGCACCAGCAACGGAAGTTCCGTGTCACCGGCGGCTACGCTCGGTGCAGCAGCAATGGGTATGCCCTTTCAGGTATTTCCTACAGGACCTCCAgcaccaccgccgccaccaccaccgacggGGCGTGTAGTTCCGTCGAACGGTGGCAACAGATCCGTCCCACCGCCGCCACCTCCACCCGGTCCGGGTCCTGCACTACCCACGGCCAGTAGCTCGGAAGCTCGAAAATCCCCAAGACCACAGAGTTTCGAGCCACCGCCGATGGGTATGCGGCCCGAAATTAAGATACCACCGAATCCGATGGCGAGTCTGCGCAAAGCACCGAGACCACAGCCCAAGAACGACTTCTGGATAGAGGAGTACCGGCGGGAGAAGCAGCAGGACGAGCCTCAGATTCCTCGACCCGTACCACCCAGCTACAGCTACACGAACAGAGATCTAGACGACGAAG TTGCTAAGAACACATTCAATCGCACAGACGAGCTCACTGTCCGTGGTGACCCATTGGCACAGCAGAAACGATCACCAAGCCCATCCAATCTAACTAAACCGCTCGAGAACGGTTCTCGCGGGTCATCGTCGATCAAAACCCCACCCGTCTACGGACAGAGTCCGGTGCCGGCAAACCTTCCACCACCGATCACGCCGACCAAAGTGTCGACTCCTATCACGCAACCTTCGCCAACTACCAAAGATTCCCCGCCACCCGTGCGCCCCAAACCATCACCCTCGCCTGTGTCCACGTACCAGTCCACTAACAACACTACACAGTCCGTTGGCAGTGCTGGCAAGGATCAGACCACGGGCGTGAAGAACACGGCCCAGGTCGGGTATGGTCCAGTTGCTccgccaccacctccaccaccgctaCCATCATCGGCACAGAAAGACTCACAGTCGTCCGCCTCGTCCGGTGTGTCTCCATCCGTTTCATCCACCTCATCCACAGGCCCATCATCTGCTCCACAATCACCAGCCAAACCGGTCAGCACACAGAGACCCGCTGCTCAGGCCCTTGGTTCACTCTATATACCGCCAATACACGAGGTGTTTGCCAATAGTAAGCAAAGTCTCTTAACTCAAGCGAGTCCACCATGGATGTCATCGCGGCACAATAGCCTGAAGGAGCAGCCCGAATGGGTGCACAAGGACGAGCAAGATTCGGCCACGAACAGTAACGGTGAAAGTACCAGCAGCAACTCTCAGCAACAGTCAAACGAACAACAGTCACCGCAGTCACAGCTGCAAGAGCAGTACAAACCACAAACATCTGTGTCGCAGAGGGCGCCAAGCGCCACCAGGGAGAGTGTACCATCCGCTACTAAATCCGTTGATTCTATCGTCACAGCACCGGCACCGGTGTCGGCTAGACCGTCTCCGTCCGTGCCGTCGCAACAGCTCACACAGAACAACATCAGACCAGCTGCGGCCGATGTGTCCGTCCCGGTACAGCAACAGTCTACACCGGCGTCggtacagcaacagcaacagtacgCCCAGCAGGTTCAGCAAGCGGCCCGGTCGGTAGGGCCACCAGTGTCGCAAACCACGGTTACGATGCCCGTAAACCGTGGCTATCCGCAACAAGCTCCAGTGTATGCACAGGCGCAACCTGTGTACTCTACTCAGCCATCGGCAGGAACACAGAAG GAACGTATCATACCGATACAGATTGAAAAGTCTCCGGTACAAGCACCAGTAACGGCCCCGAATTTTGCACCACCGCCATACTACAGCCCTAGCGCACAGTACGGTCCGGCCGGTGCCAACAGCAGTATGCAGTCACCGATCCCGGTTGGATTTGCGACACCGCACAGTG GATTCACCACACCAACGGCCATGTTTACCAATCCGAACCATTTCGTGAACCAAGGCTACAACAACATCAGCTATCCACCGACACCGACCGGGCAGCCGCAACCGCATCCGCTCTACCAACACCATCAGCACTATCCGCCACCACAAACGCCACCAGTTCTTCATCATCCGATGCATCCGCaaccccagcagcagcagcagcagcagcagcagcaacgcatgcaacagcagcacacgCCGCCACAGCAACAACCGAATGTGACGAACGTGCGCATCGTACCGATCAAGGTGGAGGGTGCCGAACATACCGTCCGTGGACCACTGTCCAACACGCCGGCCATCATTCAAAG TGGTGATCGTAGCTACGTCATTCACGATATCCCGCTAGAAGCTAAGCTTCGCTTTCTTAAAAATAGACTCAG CGATCctcgaagcagcagcaacactcAATCATGGAATGGTAACAGTGCACCGAACCAGTCACGTTCGTTCCGAGTGCTGCAGCAAATAACGGACACGCTGGACGAAGCGGAGGCCGAAATGAACGCAAAGGATCAATCCAATGGTCAGTCTAGCGTAGCCGACCAAACCGACGGCACCAAACAGCAGCAATCTTTCGGACGTTCTGGTGGTGCGGTTAATGCGGCTCAACAGCAGGACATGGCAGAAGGACAGCTGCGTCGATTACAGCTCAGCAACGAAGATAAGGCTCTGATGaatagagtaaaaaatcaag TCGACGGAGAAGTTTATCTCCATAACGAAGAAGATCCTCGCTATCGCGGTGCGGCCATACCGTCCAAAGCGTTCAGGTATCTGCAGAACATGACCGATAGCGGTCAGGCTGCGAACCAAAGCAACAACG GCTCTGGTAATCGTGCACAGCAGATGTTCAACCGTGGAAACTATAGCGATTCAG ATGGAGATACGCAGCAACAATCGCAGCAGTATGTGCCACCGAGCGAACAGAAGGTGGAAGAACCAAAGAAGTACACCGGTGGTTCCATCCCGAGCCGTTCGTTCAAGATGCTCCAGGCAATGACGGACGCACCAG CCGATCCAAATTCCTCCGACAGTGAGGGTCCTAGTGTAAAGCTGCCTCACGGCAGCGGCACAGACATTCGATATTCTCCCTATCCCTATCCACCGCAACCCTACTTTTGCTGTCCTAATCCCAATTGGCATTACTACGATCCCACCACTAACCCTCAGTACTATCCACCCCATCATCCGCCACCACCTCATGCACCCGGTTACTATTATCCGCCCATGCCACCGCCCGGTCACTTTGATCGGGGTGGCGGGTATTACGGTGGGTACATGTCTCCGCATCACTTTTACTACGCACAAGAACCGTGCTCTCCGTGCACACCGCCTCCGTACTATCAGCTAAGCCAGCCGCAGACGGCTTACTGCGAGACAATCCCGAACGAGGCAATTCACACGTACGTGATCACAACGCCTCCTCCGCGCATCGTCGTTACACCGACACCGGACGATTCTTGCTCCGATAGTGAGCTGCAAGCGATCAAAGAACAGCTCGGCGAGCTGCGCAATGTGCCCGGCGAGTTTGCCGGGGTAGAACCGACCGACTACGGTGGTCCCATCCCTTTGACGCGTTCGCAATCTAGTCTGAAGCGGTTGTCCGAGCGCTTGACTAATTTTAACAACGGGTTCAGTGAGCCAGATAGCCCCAAGTCCTCTGTGCGCTGCTCACCATGCAGTCCACTGAACGAGCGGTATCGTACGTACGAGGAAAGTACATCTTCGGTACCTTCGTCTCAGTCTGAGGCTTCAGACTCGGAAGACGAAGATACATCCAAGCCCAAGGCAGTGAGCAGAACTCAATTGCAAACCAATGGCCATGCGAAGGATACGGATACGGTCCGTGTGAATGGGTCTCGTGCTTTAGCCAAAGAGAAAACTCCCGAAAAGAAGAACAATGTTGAGGATGATGAGGAAGATGAGGAcgaagaagatgaagatgaagaagaggaagagggTGAAGCAGAAAGTGAAGAGGAAGAAACAGTGGGATACGGTGCAAACGGTGAGCCACCGGTTGACGAACATTTGCCACACCAACTGAGCGTGATCTTCGAGGAGGAAAGTATGTACGGACAGTCAACCGTGGCTAGCAGACGTACCAGCGTGTGCAGCAACAGTTCTACGCTGAGTGACTGCTCTTCTACGCTGGCCAACGATTTAGACGATGAGAAGGATGTTGATGGTCAACCGAGCGGCAACCGTACCGACGATGATATCGATCGTATAGACGAGACGGATATGGAAAAGTCGCTGGTTTCGGTACGTCTACCGCTGAAGCTATCGTTTAGTAAATCGCCCAACAATGAGGATATAGCAACGCTGGTCGTTGGAGAAAGTGAAATTACCGGATCGAAAGAGAAGCTCACTGGTTGTAATCGATCTGTACAAGAGCCCGAAGACGACAGTGGTGACGAGAGTGACAcagaggaggaggaagagtcCGAGAATGAAAGTGAGTCGAGTTCAGAGGAAGAAACTGATACCGATGGAAAGAATAAGGCGAGCCCTCAGAAGACGGAAGAGAACAATGTAGCTGAAAAGCTGTCCAATGAGACGGATACCGATGTTACGGTGACCATCACTATTCCATCGCTTTCGGGTAAGGGTAAGCCGAATGAACGCGATAGTTTGAGTCGTCCAGAAGCAGTGAAGCATGAGGCACcggtaaaagctccctttaaAATCGACTACGAAGAAGCATCGGAAGTATCGGTGTCAGTGTCGTTACCGCTGAAGCCCAAGGGTAGTTCTTCTGGTGATATCGTCAAGCAGCCAGACCGGGAAGAGACATTGAACGAGAAGCTATcgaatgaagaaaatggaaatggtgcTGCTGGCGAAGACGAGGAAGAGGTTGACTTTTGGAGTCAAATTGGTGATGAAGATGACTATCAACGACCGGTGCGATCCTACTCAAGGGACATGTGGAGTAGTCGAGAGTTTAGCGTTGATCGTCAGAGTGTTTGGAGTCAGGACGcagaagaagatgaagaagcgAGCACTACTGGTACGACCGATTTCTGGAGTGCCGAGAATGGTCCCACGGAGGCGTCCGATCTGTGGAACTTTGGTAAACATAGTTCGCCATTGCCATTGGTGCGTAATGGTAAGAACGAAATGGTACAAGATGAAAGTAAGGATTCGTTGGAATTCTGGCAGAAGGAGAACGAGCGACTGGTGAAGGATCTGTACGAACGTAGGGCCAGTGAAATAGGCTACCAGGGAATGTTAACGAGTGGGTTCGTAAAGGACGAAAATAATAACAAGACGTGCGTGCCGCAGGATAATACAGGTGGTGTGAAGACGGAGTTGCAGAACGATCGTAAGACTGAAGATCACAGTGAGGAAGAAGCTGAAGATGGGTCGGATTCCGAGAGTGACAATGATAGTGAAGAGTATGAAACGTCGAACACATCGAAGGAGGACTCGGAAGCGGAACAGGACGTTGGTGATGTATTATCAAAGCAGGAAGACACTCTGGATTCTATGAAAAAGTTGAAAGATGAGCAGATGCCGTCTGTGAACGGTACTGCCGATATCAAAGGTGCCATCATGTCGCAAGACGATGGCAGTGTTGTAGACAAGgtggaaaaggataaaaagttATCCGTGAAGGAACGGATATCGTTGTTTGAGACGCAGGCTGTACCTTCGCTGGAGGTGACATCGAATGGTCGCGGCACAGTCACCCCTACGATGGGTAGCCGCTTACGACCGCTCTCGAGACAGAGGCAGTTTTGCGAAGAGTCCGAGGCGGAGGACGATTCCGGCGTGACGTCGGATATGAGCAAACACATCTCAGAGGTGGAGACGGACTCCGAGTGCTTCCCGGAGATGCGCAAGATGACACGGTATCAACGTGCGGCCACACATTCCAGGTTATTTAAGCTTTTGCAGGACGAAAGTAACAACGGTGATAGCGAGGACGAGGAAGCTAGTGAAGATAATAGTAAGGAGCAGGAGCAGAACAGAAGCAACATGAAGCAACATGATGCAGGAACGCGGGAGGAAAACACGACCAATCCGAAGATGGTCATCAACCCGATCGTAAACGGTGCCAGTCGCAAGACACCAGAAGAGCCCGGCAGCATGGTGGGCAACGTGACGGAAGGAAGACGCGATCGATTAACGCTCCCGATCAGTCATCAATCGTCGTCGGGCAACGATAGTCTGTCCTCGTCTACCTCCTCAGCGTCTCCTGTATCAGGAACACTGCAGAATGAAAAACTTGCCGAAGAGCTAGTACAAAGTTTGTTGATGAAGAAGAAGGGTCGTTTGTTCCGGAATTTGCCGCTGGAAAAACTGCACGCCGCTGCCCTGAAGATTCTGCAGGAAGATCTCGAATCGAATGGTACGATCAGCTCGACGGAGGACAATATGGCGACGGTGGATTCGACACCGGCCTTAACACCGCAAGAATTTAAAAGCGAGTATCCGACCTCATACTCCGATTACTATGACACGTGGTGTAGTGATGCGGTGGTGCAGCCTAACGGTTGTTACTCGGATACCGGGTCAGACTGTGGGATGGTGAAGATGTTCCGCACCGTACCGGAACATCAGCTTGCACTCGCCAAGAAAGATTCGCGCGTAAATGCCGGCAATGGTCATTGGTCACCGAGGTGTCCACGGGTATTTAGTAACAAGAATATTCCGCGGCTGATGGGTGTACGGGAGTCAGACGTAGTGGAACCACCATCGCGCGGCTCACGACCACCATCCCGAGCGTCGAATAGCCGATCGCCGTTCACGGTCATCACACCGGCTGTCGGCATGTTTAACGCCAGCAGTCCGATGGATGATTGTCCGAACCGTGCCAACACTGCCAACCGACAGTTTAAGCTGCAGTAG